A single region of the Anaerolineales bacterium genome encodes:
- a CDS encoding type II toxin-antitoxin system VapC family toxin: protein MPSSFDYLIDSDTFVGLFLPNDALHTTVVSLFERISQRFQRVATTNWVVAETATVLSSRDSQETAIKFLTMIDEGAIPVLPITTELEQNTHGIFREQTTKKTSMVDCSNVAVAKHYGISNLLAFDKFYERFELVIQKNL from the coding sequence GTGCCGAGTAGCTTTGATTATTTGATAGATAGTGACACTTTTGTTGGCTTATTCCTGCCGAATGATGCCCTCCACACTACAGTTGTCAGCCTTTTTGAACGCATTTCCCAACGATTTCAACGAGTAGCGACTACCAATTGGGTAGTCGCAGAAACCGCCACTGTCCTTAGCTCTAGAGATAGTCAAGAAACCGCCATTAAATTTCTAACTATGATTGATGAGGGCGCAATTCCGGTACTGCCAATTACAACTGAGCTTGAACAGAATACTCATGGCATCTTTCGAGAGCAAACAACCAAGAAAACCAGCATGGTGGACTGTAGTAACGTGGCAGTTGCCAAGCACTATGGCATATCGAATCTGCTTGCTTTCGACAAATTCTACGAGCGCTTTGAATTGGTTATCCAGAAAAATTTGTAG
- a CDS encoding GNAT family N-acetyltransferase produces MNIVSEGEIVFSAYISFEKICVGRINWVIEENNVMTLADLVIFDKVGHRPLWSRLLPFLTWKPPNFRQRGLGSAMLRYVISQAEKLEVEAISGFVTSDDLRETPYLLEFYRQHGFTVRHNATQSTATIIKEIR; encoded by the coding sequence GTGAATATCGTTTCTGAAGGAGAGATTGTCTTCAGCGCATATATTTCCTTTGAGAAGATTTGTGTGGGGCGCATTAATTGGGTGATTGAAGAGAACAATGTGATGACGCTCGCTGATCTTGTGATTTTTGATAAGGTAGGTCATCGTCCATTGTGGTCAAGGCTTTTACCATTTCTCACATGGAAACCACCGAACTTCAGACAGCGCGGACTAGGTTCGGCAATGCTGCGCTATGTTATTTCCCAAGCTGAAAAGCTAGAAGTTGAGGCGATTTCAGGATTTGTGACATCAGATGATCTTCGAGAAACGCCATATTTACTTGAGTTTTACAGACAGCATGGTTTCACAGTTCGGCACAACGCCACACAATCCACTGCGACGATAATTAAAGAAATCCGCTGA